In Candidatus Zixiibacteriota bacterium, one genomic interval encodes:
- a CDS encoding ABC transporter ATP-binding protein: MAVIEVQDLTKIYRTGMRKGDIVAIDNLTLNIGMGEIFGLLGPNGAGKTTLFRVLLSLTAATSGGAKIFGRPSVEARSRSQIGYLPENHRFPFHLTGMGLLEFTARMYGIPPLEFKHRADELLELVGMTKWADTKIRNYSKGMGQRIGLAQAMISDPEVLLLDEPTDGVDPLGKIELRKVLERIRAGGKSIVLNSHLLSEVESVADRVAILSRGRLVRVGTVEELTSRKSQYDIEADMGSRLIEIPEEIGKVVVVTARSMTVELTKKEYINHIIDMLRMKKIPISAVTPVKVSLEQSFLETITSDQENQP, translated from the coding sequence ATGGCCGTCATCGAAGTACAGGATCTGACCAAAATATATCGCACCGGCATGCGCAAAGGGGATATTGTGGCCATCGACAACCTCACCCTGAATATCGGCATGGGGGAGATTTTCGGTCTGCTGGGTCCCAACGGCGCAGGCAAGACAACACTATTCCGGGTTTTGTTGAGCCTTACGGCAGCCACTTCAGGTGGTGCCAAGATTTTCGGTCGCCCCTCTGTCGAGGCACGGTCGCGCAGTCAGATCGGATACCTGCCTGAAAACCATCGTTTTCCGTTTCACCTGACCGGGATGGGTCTGCTTGAATTCACAGCCCGGATGTATGGCATACCGCCGTTGGAGTTCAAGCATCGCGCCGATGAGCTTCTGGAACTGGTCGGCATGACCAAATGGGCCGACACCAAAATCAGAAACTACTCCAAAGGTATGGGGCAACGCATCGGGCTGGCCCAGGCTATGATTTCCGACCCGGAGGTGCTGCTGTTGGATGAACCTACCGATGGCGTCGATCCCCTGGGAAAAATAGAACTGCGCAAAGTGCTCGAAAGGATTCGTGCCGGCGGCAAGTCAATCGTGCTGAACAGCCACCTGCTTTCGGAAGTTGAGTCGGTCGCCGACCGAGTGGCCATATTGTCGCGCGGACGTCTGGTCAGGGTGGGGACAGTCGAAGAACTGACCAGCCGCAAGAGTCAGTATGACATTGAGGCCGACATGGGCAGTCGGTTGATCGAGATTCCTGAGGAGATCGGTAAAGTTGTCGTCGTAACGGCTCGCAGCATGACTGTCGAGTTGACTAAAAAAGAATACATAAACCACATCATCGACATGCTGAGGATGAAAAAGATTCCCATCTCCGCGGTCACACCGGTCAAGGTCAGCCTCGAGCAGTCATTTCTGGAGACAATCACCAGCGACCAGGAGAACCAGCCATGA